CGCTGGTTCTTATGCAAGGATTTCTTCAACTGGCTGGCCGGGCATAACTTCGACTGGGTGACCAAGGCCAAGAAAAACACTGTTTTGTATTGCAAATATTTTGATCCGGTATCCCGAAAAGAGCAATATAAGAAGGTCAACCCGAAGGAACTGCTCCGTACCGTTTATAAACAACTCTCTACTCTCGGTAAAGGTGGTGTCATCAGCATTCCCGATATCTACATCAAACTTCCCTATAACAC
This DNA window, taken from Pelotomaculum isophthalicicum JI, encodes the following:
- a CDS encoding transposase; the protein is MLLDLRSTCHKRLWVAMDRWFLCKDFFNWLAGHNFDWVTKAKKNTVLYCKYFDPVSRKEQYKKVNPKELLRTVYKQLSTLGKGGVISIPDIYIKLPYNT